From the Bacteroidia bacterium genome, one window contains:
- a CDS encoding SPOR domain-containing protein, producing MRASIIFLALLALLPSVLAAQSANDVHALVARVRIGDGPEVEKLLPQLEKARPRDPGVLFLKALLESSAEKAVELYQRIADEHADSEWADDALYRLYQYSYAVGAYRTARAHLDRLTARYPRSPFAGREKNEAAAGTTVPVSAKSGTSVSAESPTAEGYSVQVGAYSKAADAEKQVAELKSKGYTAVVRMKEVSGKQVHAVWLGRFTSFEQAKAFAARLKQQQNIDALVVKR from the coding sequence ATGCGTGCGTCCATCATTTTTCTGGCCCTCCTCGCTCTGCTGCCATCCGTTCTCGCGGCACAGTCGGCAAACGATGTACACGCCCTCGTCGCGCGCGTACGTATCGGTGATGGACCCGAAGTGGAAAAACTGCTCCCGCAGCTCGAGAAGGCACGGCCCCGCGATCCGGGCGTTCTCTTCCTCAAGGCGCTGCTCGAGAGCAGCGCGGAAAAGGCGGTGGAGCTGTATCAGCGCATAGCCGACGAGCACGCGGACAGCGAATGGGCTGATGACGCGCTGTACCGGCTCTATCAGTACAGCTACGCGGTCGGTGCCTACCGCACGGCACGGGCACATCTCGACCGTCTCACCGCCCGCTACCCGAGATCCCCCTTCGCGGGCAGGGAAAAGAACGAAGCCGCAGCAGGAACGACTGTTCCCGTTTCCGCGAAATCCGGCACATCGGTGTCGGCAGAATCTCCAACTGCGGAGGGGTACTCCGTTCAGGTGGGAGCATACTCGAAAGCTGCCGACGCGGAAAAGCAGGTGGCGGAACTGAAGAGCAAAGGATATACCGCCGTCGTGAGGATGAAGGAAGTGAGCGGCAAACAGGTCCACGCCGTCTGGCTGGGCAGGTTCACCTCCTTCGAACAGGCTAAGGCCTTCGCGGCACGACTCAAACAGCAGCAGAATATTGATGCTCTCGTGGTGAAACGCTGA
- a CDS encoding MBL fold metallo-hydrolase has protein sequence MTITFIGTASGVPVPHRRHSCVLVEHGEVAELIDAGEGCAAGLVSLDRDTQRIRSVWVSHTHADHVSGLPLLLQHMHLRGRTEHLDILVPPGREPWFLNWLQGMYIFQEKWSFPFCIKALEHITTAGGLRIQPVPNTHLDKSRELAARHGVPAQAWSFVLMCDETSVLLSSDIAGIADVEEYARNVQLAILDVAHVPMDDVFRLAERCTDLEIFCTHIPPELETKLVSLCKRSVQDHGGRIHFAEDGMRVAPGRG, from the coding sequence ATGACCATCACGTTCATCGGTACCGCATCCGGCGTCCCGGTCCCGCATCGGAGGCATTCGTGCGTCCTCGTCGAGCATGGGGAAGTCGCAGAACTCATCGATGCAGGCGAAGGGTGTGCCGCGGGCCTTGTATCGCTTGACCGGGACACTCAGCGTATACGCAGCGTCTGGGTTTCGCACACCCACGCAGACCATGTCAGCGGTCTCCCGCTGCTGCTGCAGCACATGCACCTCCGCGGACGCACTGAACACCTGGACATTCTGGTGCCACCTGGCCGGGAGCCCTGGTTCCTGAACTGGCTGCAGGGCATGTACATCTTCCAGGAAAAATGGTCGTTCCCGTTTTGCATCAAAGCGCTGGAACACATCACAACCGCAGGTGGATTGCGCATCCAGCCCGTACCGAACACGCATTTGGACAAGTCACGGGAGCTTGCCGCGCGGCATGGAGTTCCGGCGCAAGCCTGGTCTTTCGTGCTCATGTGCGACGAAACCTCCGTGCTCCTGTCGTCGGACATTGCGGGTATCGCGGATGTGGAGGAGTACGCACGCAACGTACAGCTGGCCATTCTGGATGTCGCGCATGTTCCGATGGACGATGTATTCCGTTTGGCGGAGCGCTGTACCGACCTCGAGATTTTCTGTACTCACATCCCGCCGGAGCTGGAAACGAAGCTCGTGTCGCTGTGCAAACGCAGCGTCCAGGACCACGGAGGGCGAATTCACTTTGCGGAGGACGGGATGCGCGTCGCTCCGGGACGCGGCTGA
- a CDS encoding sigma-54 dependent transcriptional regulator, which translates to MEASQVQDRKDFQRRHGIVGNSLELREVVETIMQVAPTDITVLITGESGTGKEVMAKAIHAASARRNRRFVAVNCGAIPEGILESELFGHEKGAFTGAVETRKGYFEMADGGTIFLDEIGDTPISTQVKLLRVLESGEYMRVGSAEPRFVNVRVITATNKNLEDEVRSKRFRQDLYFRLRSVNIRIPPLRSRRSDIQLLVRHFLRNESSDPRESILLTDDGMDALVRHNWPGNVRELKNIVESISVLERGNVVDERVVSKYLHTEEEHDHRALPVHLGKSPDQAEREVIFRLLVEMRGEMLQLRALIESLREKPLPQLPPSDESRESTNIDLDSMTMRRMEELLINHTLKRLNGNRRLAAEALDISQRTLYRKIKDYGL; encoded by the coding sequence ATGGAAGCATCGCAGGTACAGGATAGAAAGGACTTTCAACGCAGACATGGTATTGTCGGCAACTCGCTCGAGCTCAGAGAAGTCGTTGAAACCATCATGCAAGTGGCACCGACGGACATCACCGTGTTGATCACCGGCGAGAGCGGAACCGGCAAGGAAGTCATGGCGAAAGCGATCCACGCGGCCAGCGCTCGCCGTAACCGTCGCTTCGTCGCCGTGAATTGCGGCGCCATTCCCGAGGGTATTCTGGAAAGCGAGCTGTTCGGTCACGAAAAAGGTGCCTTTACCGGTGCGGTGGAAACCCGCAAAGGCTATTTCGAAATGGCGGACGGTGGTACGATTTTCCTCGATGAGATCGGCGACACCCCGATTTCAACACAGGTGAAACTGCTGCGTGTCCTCGAGAGCGGTGAGTACATGCGTGTGGGAAGCGCCGAACCCCGCTTCGTGAACGTGCGCGTCATTACCGCCACAAATAAAAATCTTGAAGACGAAGTGCGGAGCAAGCGCTTCCGGCAGGATCTCTATTTTCGCCTCCGCTCGGTCAACATCCGCATTCCACCGCTGCGCAGCCGCCGGTCCGACATACAATTACTCGTACGTCACTTCCTGCGCAATGAATCCTCCGATCCCCGGGAATCCATACTGCTGACGGACGACGGAATGGATGCGCTTGTCCGGCACAATTGGCCCGGGAACGTACGAGAGCTGAAAAATATTGTAGAGAGCATTTCAGTGCTGGAACGAGGCAATGTCGTGGACGAACGCGTCGTCTCGAAATATCTCCACACCGAAGAAGAGCACGATCACCGGGCGTTGCCTGTCCATCTCGGGAAATCCCCGGATCAGGCGGAGCGTGAAGTGATATTCCGTCTGCTTGTGGAGATGCGCGGGGAAATGCTGCAGCTCCGGGCACTGATAGAATCCCTGCGTGAAAAACCTCTGCCGCAATTGCCTCCCTCCGACGAGTCGCGGGAAAGCACAAACATCGATCTGGACTCCATGACGATGCGACGCATGGAAGAGCTGCTGATAAACCACACGCTGAAGCGTCTCAACGGCAACCGGCGCCTCGCCGCCGAAGCCCTGGACATCAGCCAGCGCACGTTGTACCGAAAAATCAAGGACTACGGATTGTGA
- the lptE gene encoding LPS assembly lipoprotein LptE: protein MPEHWKSIAIPLFDDDSNYGQPSLRENLTNMMIEKMQQDNTLRLADQSSASVELRGVITSVLPDQPISVAQGTQASRLQIRLTVRATLIDNANNKEVWSKNLSASGDYPASSGLSGREAGLRQAMENLTDDLLLETVSAW, encoded by the coding sequence GTGCCCGAGCACTGGAAAAGCATTGCCATACCGCTGTTCGACGATGACAGCAACTACGGTCAGCCCTCGCTGCGTGAGAATCTGACGAACATGATGATCGAGAAAATGCAGCAGGACAATACCTTGCGGTTGGCGGACCAATCGTCGGCCAGCGTCGAACTCCGGGGCGTGATCACCTCCGTACTCCCCGACCAGCCGATATCGGTTGCTCAGGGCACTCAGGCCTCGCGTCTTCAAATTCGATTGACGGTCCGGGCAACACTGATTGACAACGCGAACAACAAGGAAGTTTGGTCGAAAAATCTCAGCGCGAGCGGAGATTACCCCGCATCCTCCGGTTTGTCCGGTCGTGAAGCCGGTTTGAGGCAGGCCATGGAAAACTTGACGGACGACTTGTTGCTGGAGACAGTTTCCGCGTGGTAA
- a CDS encoding glycosyltransferase family 2 protein, whose translation MENFILGAYVFSLSILFLFGSHGFVMIYYYFKNKDKRPVGRELSDDKPIVTVQLPVYNELYVVERLIDSVCEMDYPKDRLEIQVLDDSTDETVEVIAAAVARKSALGFDIKHVRRDNRVGFKAGALRYGMGIARGEFIAIFDADFVPKPSFLNDTLQHFTNDRIGMVQTRWEHLNNEFSLLTRAQGIALDGHFVIEQQVRNKSGFFINFNGTAGVWRRSCIEDAGNWEDDTLTEDLDLSYRAQLKGWKFVFLNDVTSPAELPSEINALKSQQFRWTKGAIETSKKILPRVWKAKLPLRVKLQSTVHLTNNLVFPFILLTGILNVPLIFIKQTGHHDTFFAFMSVFVLAFISSFLFYLYSQKDVYTDWKKRIFLFPLFMSGSMGFSVNNSRAVIEGLFNKKSAFIRTPKFRIETEKDSWQNKKYRASKRISFGVILELVLALYCLIGVGASLYFLEIAALPFQLLFCLGFGLVGWLSIRHALAPQQS comes from the coding sequence ATGGAAAATTTTATACTGGGTGCATACGTGTTCTCGCTGAGCATCCTGTTCTTGTTTGGATCGCACGGATTCGTGATGATCTATTACTACTTTAAAAACAAGGACAAGCGTCCAGTCGGGAGGGAGCTATCAGACGATAAACCCATCGTCACGGTACAACTCCCCGTGTACAACGAGCTCTACGTTGTCGAGCGGCTCATCGATTCTGTCTGTGAAATGGATTATCCCAAAGACAGACTCGAGATTCAGGTCCTTGACGATTCCACGGATGAAACGGTCGAAGTAATCGCGGCCGCCGTCGCACGAAAGAGTGCGCTGGGTTTTGACATCAAGCATGTGCGCCGGGATAACCGCGTCGGCTTCAAAGCCGGTGCGCTTCGATACGGCATGGGTATCGCGCGAGGCGAATTCATTGCGATCTTTGATGCTGATTTCGTCCCCAAGCCGAGTTTCCTGAACGATACATTGCAGCATTTCACGAATGATCGAATCGGCATGGTGCAGACGCGTTGGGAGCATCTCAACAACGAGTTTTCCCTGCTGACACGCGCCCAGGGCATAGCGCTCGACGGTCATTTCGTGATAGAACAGCAGGTACGGAACAAATCCGGATTTTTCATCAATTTCAACGGCACTGCCGGTGTATGGCGCCGAAGCTGTATCGAGGACGCCGGAAATTGGGAAGACGACACGCTCACCGAGGATTTGGATCTGAGTTACCGAGCGCAGCTCAAGGGGTGGAAATTTGTGTTTCTCAATGACGTCACCTCTCCCGCCGAACTCCCCTCCGAGATAAATGCACTGAAGTCGCAGCAATTCCGGTGGACCAAAGGCGCCATCGAAACCTCGAAAAAAATTCTTCCGCGTGTCTGGAAGGCAAAACTGCCGCTTCGCGTGAAGCTGCAGTCCACCGTGCATCTGACGAATAATCTCGTGTTCCCTTTCATCCTGCTCACAGGCATTCTCAATGTACCGCTGATATTTATCAAGCAGACCGGACATCACGACACATTTTTCGCGTTCATGTCCGTCTTCGTCCTGGCCTTTATCAGTTCCTTCCTCTTCTATCTTTACTCACAGAAGGATGTGTACACGGACTGGAAGAAGAGAATTTTTCTGTTCCCGCTGTTCATGTCCGGCAGCATGGGATTTTCCGTGAACAATTCCCGCGCTGTCATTGAAGGGCTGTTCAATAAAAAGAGTGCTTTTATCCGTACACCGAAATTCAGAATCGAGACGGAAAAAGACAGCTGGCAGAATAAAAAATACCGTGCGTCCAAACGTATCAGTTTTGGGGTCATTCTTGAGCTGGTGCTCGCGTTGTACTGCCTCATCGGTGTGGGCGCATCCCTGTATTTTCTGGAAATCGCGGCATTGCCGTTTCAGCTTCTGTTCTGTCTCGGTTTCGGCTTGGTCGGTTGGCTGTCCATACGGCACGCCCTCGCCCCGCAACAATCATAG
- a CDS encoding tetratricopeptide repeat protein, with protein MTQDKNRQNDQTLRLLERHVAEHPGSPAYLRLAALLLEMQRPEEALKRCLLGIKRTPDHPTALLLMARAQVMLRHYNDARESLRVLLSAVPGGIAARQLLEKIPELELAYPPAVASAIDAFSLPRREVQAETRWSRQENILPTLPRVGPASQTPAPDEGPTVAVPVLDLSALAARLEHARIPALANDLEEDIAADEDDIETVNLQLRPQTETLARIYSSQGRYREAIDAFRSLSGLHPDRAAEFEQHIRELERKLAES; from the coding sequence ATGACACAGGACAAGAATCGACAGAACGATCAGACGCTCCGACTGCTCGAGCGGCATGTTGCCGAGCATCCGGGCTCTCCTGCGTATCTTCGTCTCGCAGCATTGCTCTTGGAGATGCAGCGTCCCGAGGAAGCGCTGAAGCGTTGCCTTCTCGGCATCAAACGAACGCCCGATCATCCGACCGCTCTTCTGTTGATGGCACGCGCACAAGTGATGCTGCGTCACTATAACGATGCACGCGAATCTCTGCGCGTACTGCTCAGCGCCGTTCCCGGTGGTATCGCCGCCCGGCAGTTGCTCGAGAAAATCCCGGAACTCGAACTGGCGTATCCCCCTGCCGTGGCGTCAGCCATCGATGCCTTTTCGCTGCCCCGTCGTGAGGTTCAGGCAGAGACTCGCTGGAGCCGTCAGGAGAACATTTTACCGACGCTGCCGCGCGTCGGACCCGCAAGCCAGACGCCCGCGCCGGACGAAGGACCAACCGTCGCCGTTCCAGTGCTGGACCTGTCGGCACTGGCTGCGCGGCTGGAACATGCGCGCATTCCGGCGCTCGCGAATGACCTCGAGGAGGACATTGCAGCCGATGAAGATGACATCGAGACCGTCAATCTGCAGCTGCGACCGCAAACGGAAACTCTTGCCCGCATCTATTCTTCGCAAGGCCGCTATCGGGAAGCCATAGACGCCTTTCGCTCTCTGTCCGGTCTGCATCCCGACAGGGCAGCGGAATTCGAACAACACATCCGCGAACTCGAACGCAAGCTTGCCGAATCCTGA
- a CDS encoding hydrolase: MIDRKHTLLLVVDIQGKLAEIAHESAHLLRNARILIEGAKILGIPIVYTEQYPKGLGPTESNLAELLADAIRIEKDSFSCCGAFEFEVKLTELHKTDILLCGIEAHVCVYQTARDLIGLGYNVHVVSDAVSSRTPANRELGIHAMEQLGAKRTGTEMALFELLQVSGTDEFKAISRLVK; encoded by the coding sequence ATGATCGATCGTAAACACACTCTTCTGCTCGTCGTTGACATTCAGGGAAAACTCGCGGAGATCGCACACGAGTCCGCACACCTCCTGCGCAACGCCCGCATCTTGATTGAGGGGGCAAAGATCCTCGGAATTCCCATCGTATACACGGAGCAATATCCGAAGGGATTGGGACCGACAGAATCCAACCTGGCGGAACTGCTCGCAGATGCAATACGAATCGAAAAAGACAGCTTCAGCTGCTGCGGCGCGTTTGAATTTGAGGTGAAACTGACAGAGCTCCACAAAACCGACATCCTGCTCTGTGGTATCGAGGCCCATGTTTGCGTCTACCAAACGGCGCGCGATCTGATCGGCCTGGGTTATAACGTACATGTCGTATCCGACGCCGTGTCGAGCCGTACCCCCGCCAATCGCGAGCTGGGCATCCACGCGATGGAGCAGCTCGGAGCGAAGCGTACCGGCACCGAAATGGCGCTGTTTGAACTGTTACAGGTTTCGGGTACAGACGAGTTCAAGGCGATCTCCAGGTTGGTGAAATAA